Genomic segment of Geminocystis herdmanii PCC 6308:
CGATCGATGTTAAATGTCATCGCCCATGCGCGGAACTTGGGTTATATTAAAGTACCTGATAATTTATTCGTGCCGTTGCGCAACCTTAGCAGTTTACCAGAAAACGAGGTGTTGATTATCTGTACGGGTTCACAAGGGGAAAAATTCGCCGCCATGACTCGTATTTCTAAGGGTGAACATCGTCAAGTTAGAATCCGTAAGGGTGATACTATCATCTTCTCTGCTAATCCTATTCCGGGTAATACGATCGCAGTGGTTAACACCATCGATCGATTGATGATGCAAGGAGCAAGTGTAGTTTATGGCAAACAAGCTAACGTACACGTTTCAGGCCATGGTTGTCAAGAAGATCAAAAATTGATGTTATCCTTAGCAAAACCTAAGTTTTTTGTACCTGTACACGGTGAACATCGAATGTTAGTACAACACTCGAAAACCGCTCAAAGTGTCGGTATTCCTGCGGAAAATATCGTAATTATTCAAAACGGAGACACGATCGAGCTAACCAGTGATAGTATTCGTAAAGCGGAAAAAGTACCATCTGGTATTCAGTTAGTTGACACCGCAGGAGTAGTTCATGATAACGTCATGGAAGAGCGTCAAAAATTAGCAGAAGATGGAGTCATTACCATTGCCGCTAGTATAGATGATCAAGGACGTTTATTAACCGAACCTCAAATTCATTTACGAGGGGTTGTGTGTAAGATTGAAGTTTCAAGCCTCGAACGTATGATTATTCGTACCATTGACAGAACTATTGTCGATCGACTCAAAAGTAATCTATTGTTAAATGGTGATGATCAAGTAAACTGGACTAGCATTCGCATTGATGTGGAAGCTAACTTAGAGCGCTTAATTCAACGAGAATTACAAAGTGAACCTTTAGTTATTTTTATGTTACAGGTACAAGAAAACAGTCCAAAAATCGTTACCACTAACGGCAATGGAAACGGAAACGGAAACGGTATTAATGTTGAGGAAGACTCCGACATGGAAGAAACCGACGGAAAATTTACCCGCCGTCGTCGTAAAACCACTGTTTCAGTTTAATCGTAATACTATTTATCACCATAACAAATAGAATTACCTTGAATCCCTTTAAAAAAAGGAAAATTATTGAAAAGATTTTGAGTAAGTTTGTAGGGGTTGAATAATATTCAACCCTTCCTCATTCCTGATTTTTAATTTCTAATTCTTAGTTAAACTCTGTAGTTATTTATGAAGACTTCCGCAATTTTTGACTTACCTGTTCATTTAAGCGATAATTACGAAAATTGGCTGATAAATCGTATTGATAATGGTAAGTTTACCCATGTTGTCACTATGAATTCAGAAATGGCAATGATGGCGCAAAAAAACCCAGATTTAGCTAAGGCTATCAAAAAAGCGGATTTAGTTGTCCCTGATGGTTCAGGGGTGATATTCTATTTAAAACGTAGAGGACAAACCCAACAAAGAATCGCAGGAATAGAATTATCCGCTTCTATGATAGAAAAGTTAGGTAAACGAGGAAAAGATTATCCTATCTGTTTTTATGGAGGTGCCCCCGGAGTTACGGAAAAAGCCGCACAAGTTTGGCTCGAAAAGTTGCCCCATGCCAATATTATCTATAATCATGGTTATCTTTCTGAGTCAGATTTGAAATTATGGTGTGACTCGATCGAACAAATACAACCTAAACTAATATTAGTAGGGTTAGGAGTACCAAGGCAGGAATTATGGATTCAAAATCATCGCTATCTTGCACCGAATGCGGTATGGATTGGAGTTGGCGGTAGTTTTGATGTGTGGAGTGGAGTCAAAGAAAGAGCGCCTAAATTTTTCTGCGATAATCATTTAGAATGGCTATACCGATTATATCAAGAACCTCAACGGTGGAAACGAATGTTAGCATTACCTCAATTTCTCCTCAAAGCAATTTTTTAAGGAGAGTTAGGCAAAAATAGACAATAAACGTATATTCTAAGTGATCTGAAAGTTTGACAATCAATTCAATTAATGACAGAAATAAACGCTAATTATGATGAACCTTGGAAGGAGGCCATCGGAGATTACTTCAATCATTTTTTAGACTTCTTTTTTCCAGAAGTATATAATCTCATTGACTGGTTAAAACCGATAACATCTTTAGATAAAGAATTACAGAAAATCACCGCCGATTCTTCGGATAGTAAAAGATTGGTGGATAAACTGTTTCAAGTATGTTTGAAAGATGAACAAGAAGTATGGATTTTAGTTCACATCGAAGTACAAAGTCAATATGATAGTGACTTTAATCAAAGAATGTTTATTTATCATTATCGTGCTTTTGACTTGTATCGAAAACCAGTAATTAGCCTTGCTATACTAGGGGATGAAAAAGAAAAATGGCGACCTTCCAATTATGGTTATGATTTAGGAGGATGTCAACTGAATCTGAATTTTCCCACGATAAAATTATTAGATTATCAAGAAAAATGGGATGAATTAGAAGCAAATTTAAACCCTTTTGCGATGCTAGTAATGGCACATTTAAAAACCAAAATAACCACCAGTAATTTAACAGAAAGAGAACAATGGAAATGGTATTTAATCAGAAGTTTATACGATAAAGAATACAGTAAATTAGAAATAGTAAAACTGTTTAAATTTATCGATGCAATGATGACTTTACCATCATTGTTACAGCAAGATTTGAACAAAAAAATTATTAAATACGAGGAGGAAAAAATTATGCCCTTAGTTAGCCCTTTTGAGCAAATGGCGGAAGAAAGAGGTTTAGAAAAAGGTTTACAAAGAGGTTTACAGCAAAGGATCGATCGAGATAAAGAATTAATTATTCGTCAATTAACCAAGAAATTGGGAACAATCAATACTCAGTTACAAACTCAAGTAAAAGCCTTAAATATTGATGATTTAGAAACATTAGCAGAGGATTTATTTGATATGGATTCGATCGACGATTTACAACAATGGTTAAGTAAGTTCTAATTTTTATCTCTAAAAAAATCAGTAGCTTGAAATATAGCTACTTTTTTAAGTCTTAAACTCGATCGAACTAATCATAATCAACACTGTAGGTTGGGTTAACGAAGTGTAACCCAACACATCCAAACACGATCGAACCTCCCCCAAAACTCGATGCCAAAGGCACGCTGCGCGCCCGAACCCCCAAACTCGATCGCTGGGAAATCTAATCTTTTAGTTCAATTTGATTTTGAAGTCTCTCCAAACTTTGATGACGTAAATCGACTTCAATCATGGCAATTAATTCATCAAATTTTAAGGTAACTAAATCCAATTTACGACAAGCTTCTCGCCATTTAGCTACGCTTTTAGTTCTTGCTTTTAGATCAGGAATATAATATAGGTTGTTCATCATAATCTCCAATTTTTTTGAGTTTCGGATAGACTTGCTCCGACGACATCGGCTGATAGTTGAGCTTGTTCGATAGTTTCACTTAACAATTCTAGGATAGCAGAAGGAGCTACTGGATAATATTCAGAAATTCTAAGGGTTAAGGTATGAAGACGAGAGTAAGGGTTTTTTAATCGCTCGAAACAATTCTGAATTTGCTCTAATTCGGGTAATGTTTCTTCTGTTTCGCCATAGCGTTCAAAAAGACTAAATTCAGTTATTTTTGTTTCGGCAATAAGTTCTATTAGCCGTCTTTGTAAACTAAAAATAGTAGTTAATACTTCAGGAGATAATTTAGCCAAAAATACAAAACTCCTTGCAATCAATTGATTTTTTTTAATTATAAAACATTACTCTAACAATTTGAGATCAACAATTATTTACCTTTTGCCTAACTTGATTTTGAATATTTTTACTGAAACGATCGAACCCCCTCTGTTACCTATAAAATCGATCGAACTTCCTTTCATTCTGTCATTGGGAGGTACGAAGCAATCTCCAACTTGATCGAACTCCCCACAATCCCAAAAACTCGATCGAACTCTCTGTCATTGCGAGGAAACGAAGCAATCTTTTTACTCCTTGACAAAAAGCTAAAAATTAGAGTTAAAATTATGTAGAAAAGTCAAATAAACACTATTTCAATGCCAGAAATAACCGCAAATTATGATGAATCATGGAAAGAAGTTATAGGAGATTATTTTGAATCATTTTTAATCTTCTTCTATCCCGATATTCACCGCCAAATTAACTGGGAAAAAATACCAATACCTCTTGATAAAGAGTTAGAACAAATTACCGCATCCGCCGAAACAGAAACTCGTCATGCCGATAAACTATTTCAGGTATGGTTATTAGACAATCAAGAAGTGTGGTTATTAGTCCATATTGAGGTGCAAAGTCAGTATGATAAAGAATTTACCCAACGAATGTTTATCTATAATTATCGAGCTTTTGACCTGTATAATAAACCAGTAATTAGTTTAGCTATACTAGGAGATGATAGTAAAAAATGGCGACCTAATTCTTATGAATACGGATTAGGAAAAAGTAAATTAAAACTCGAATTTTCGATCATTAAATTACAAGATTATCAATGGGAAGAATTAAAGCAAAATAATAACATATTTGCTATGGTGGTAATGGCTCACTTAAAAACGAAGGCTACTACCAGTAATTTAACAGAAAGGGAACAGTGGAAATGGAATTTATCCCGTTTACTTTATGAAAAAGGTTATAACAGAAAAGAAATAACCGATTTGTATAAAGTCATTGATTTAATGATGACATTATCGGAAGATTGACAACTTAAATTTGAAAACAAATTAACACAATATGAGGAGGAAAGAAAAATGCCTTTATTAACAAATATTGAAAGACGTGCTTTAGCAAAAGGTCAAGAAATTGGTCAAGAAATTGGTAAACAAAAAGGAGCGAAAGAAACCTATCAAGAAAATATCCTTGATTTACTCCAACTGCGATTTAATTCTGTACCTAAAAGTATAGAAGATTCCCTCAACAATATTGATGATTTAGCTTTGTTAAAACAGTTGCATTTATCAACAATTAGTGTTAAATCTCTCGAAGAATTTGAGCAGTTAATTAACAGTTTAAGCTAATTTTATAGTGCGATCGAACTCCCTCTAAAATCGATCGAACCTCCCCAAACTCCCCAATCGATCGAACCCTCTATTGTCCAAATATAATCACCCATTGTTTATTGTCCACGTCCGGGTTTGCAATCAACAAAACTTAATGCTTCTGTATCAAGAAAACTTACAATTGCCATTTCAAGTACTGCTTCAACGGGATATTGAATTTCAGTTGCGTGATTAATAAAAGCTATTTTAATTCTTTCAGGTAAACATTCTAAGATTATTTGGGCATCAGAGGGAGAAAGTTTTTCTAAAAGTTGAGTTTGCATAATTTTACTATTCAGTGGGAATTTTTACATTATAAGGAGGTTCAGTTGCTCTAAGAATAATTGCCTCCAATTCTAATAATAACGCAGGATTTTGCCAATAAGGAATAGATTGTAAAACTATACGGACTTCTTCATCTTTATATTTATCTAACCAAGCCCATAAAAAAGCCTTATGTCCACCTTGAAAGCGTCTGCGTAAATTTTGGGTTTTACCGATATAAAGTAATCCTTCTTTCTGATGAATAATTGCATATATACCAGGGCGAGACGGAATAGCTTTAAAGTCACGAGTTAAAGGTAGGCATTGTTCAAAAGGAGTTAAGGCAATTGTATCAAGAATTTGTCGAGCTTGAGCTTTTGTTTCATTATTTTCCATTTCTTTTTTTAGCTGTGTTAATATCAACTCTATCAAAACAAAATATTATATTGTATCGTAACCCACCACCAACCCCATCTCCCCAGACTAAGTATTAGAAAACATTATTAAATCATTAATGATGATCGAACCTCCCACAACCTCGATCGAACTCCCCTAAACTCGATCGAACTCTCGAACTCCTCTAAACTCGATCGAACCCTCCCCAAACTCGATCGAACTCCCAAACTCGATCGAACCCTATAACCTCGATCGAACTTCCCCTAAACTCGATCGAACTCCCCACAAACTCGATGCCAAAGGCACGCTGCGCGCCCGAACTTTCCCCAAAACTCGATCGATTTAAACTTATTACCTATATACAATTAATTTTGTAATAATAGTTGCAATACAATGTCTATAATTAGCGTTATAGATATTTTAATACATAAATCTTTACAAATGTGGGCATTACGATAATTAACCTGTTATATTGTTGCATATAGCAATTATCTGAATTCATAGGGTCAGTATATCGGTGGGAATGCGTAAGCTCAACCGTCTAAATTCCAGTTATACAAGGAAACTTGATTTTTTGTCCGCACCGCAGAATTATGAAAAAGCTATATAGATAAGTCCTTTATTTAATCTTTTTTCCTCAATCTATGAACACTCAATCCCATCGCTCCGAAAATCCACTTTACTCAGATGTCATTGGACTTGTCAAGGAAGATTTATGGAACGTTGAACTATTCAGGAATGTTGACACCAGTTTAAATCTTGTATTAGACAATAATATTGAAGGTTCGATCGTTCCGTCCCCTAGTTTGTCACCAGAGTCAGACTTAACAGTTGACATTAAATTATCGTCAGACAAAATAGAGAAAACAAAATTTAAAAACCTTCAAGAATTGGAAGATCAAGATATATACTTTACAACTATTAAAACTAATCAATCAGAGAATGAAACTGTAAGTATTACTGATCCCGAAATTAATGAAGACAATGACGATATTCCTGTTTCTCCACCTGAAAAATCGCCCTTAATATCCTTAAATAAAGGTTTAGAATTTTTTAACTCTGAAGTCAATTTTCATCCCCTCATCTGTCAATGTGCTTCTTGTTTTCTTCCCCCCGTTGATCCTCAACGAATTAAGGATGTATATCAATCAACAACTATATCCCCTACCTTAGATTTATCTCAAACTTTTACCCTTAATAGTTTACCCACTGCTAATTATACCATTTACTTAGACTTCACGGGGCATACAACTTCTGGCACATATTGGAATACATATTTTGCGGGAGGAGCAAATATTACTACTCCTGCTTTTGACATTGACGGTAATCCGAATAGCTTTAGCAATGCTGAACTAGAAAGAATTCAGTATATTTGGCAAAGAGTGGCAGAAGATTTTATTCCCTTTAATGTCAATGTTACAACCCAAGAACCCAATATTAATGATTTAATTAAAAGTGGTAGTGGTGATACTCGCTGGGGAGTTCGAGTCGCCATTGGCGGTAGCAGTTACGATTGGTATGGAAATGGAGCAGGAGGCGTTGCCTATATTGATTCGTTTAACTGGAGTACTGATACCCCTACCTTTGTTTTCACTTCACAATTAGCTAATGGAGATGAAAAATTTACAGCAGAGGCAATAACTCACGAAGTAGGACATACTTTAGGACTCTATCATGATGGACGTATCACTCCATCAGAAGAATACTACTACGGCCATGGCAGTGGAGAGACAGGTTGGGCTTCGATTATGGGAGCTGGATATTATCAAAACTTAACTCAATGGAGCAAAGGTGAATATTTATCAGCCAATAATACAGAAGATGATTTGTCCATTATTACCACCCAAAATGGTTTTGGCTATCGCACCGATGATGCGGGAAATACCATTGCTACAGCCACTCCATTGATTCTTTCCGGTACTTCTATTACGGGGAGTGGTATTATTGAACGCAACACAGACGTTGACTATTATAGTTTTACCACTGGTACAGGACCAATTACCTTGACGGTGAATCCTTTTACACGAGGACCGAATTTAGATATTTTGGCACAACTGTACAATTCTTCCGGGACATTGATTACATCATCAAATCCCGCAGATTTATTATCCGCAAGTATTAACACAACTTTAGCAAGTGGTACTTATTATTTAGCGATTCAGGGTACGGGAAAAGGTGATCCTCTTGGTACGGGTTACACCAATTATGGTAGTTTAGGACAGTATTCTATTGTCATTAATCCTTCTATTACCAACAATAATGATAACTTCGTCGATCGAATCGATTTAGGTAGTGTACCCAATACCACAGTAACAGGAAGTAACGTTGGTGCAACGGGAGAAGTAGGCGAACCTGCTCAGTCAGGTGACATTAACTCTGTATGGTGGAGTTGGACTGCCCCGAACACAGGAATAGTGACGATTGATACTAATGGCAGTGGCTTCGATACCTATCTATCAGCGTTTACTGGTTCTACCGTCAATAATTTAACCGTTATTCAACAAGATGATGACGGTGGTGATGGAACAAATAGTTTAGTCAGTTTTGTAGCCCAACAAGGAGTAGAGTACCAAATTGCGGTAGATGGTTGGAGTTCTAATACGGGGAATATCACTTTAAACTTGGACTGGCAATCGAATGTCGGTGGAATTGAGGGTTCAATCTGGGACGATGTCAACGGCAATGGCACTTGGGATAGTGGAGAAAATCCCTTACCTAATTGGCAAGTTTATCTCGATCAAAATCGCAACGGTCAATTTGATCAGGGTGAAATAACAACTGTTACTGATGCCAACGGTAACTATCTCTTTGAAGATTTAGCTCCCGGAAGTTATGTGGTAGCGGAAGTAATCCCCAGTGGTTGGCAACAAACCTATCCCGATCAATTCAATCCTAATTCGATCGTCTCCAGTTCTTCTGTACCTTTTGTCAATTCCAACCCCTCGATCGACACTTCCCCTATTACAAAACCTCCATCTCCAAATCTAAATGCTGATTATCAATCAGGAGAATTGATTATCAAGTTGAAAGACGGAATTTCCACCGCAGAAATTAACACTCTTCAAGGCAGTTTAGGAGCGAAAGTAGTTAAGTCTGTCGCTAACTTAGGCATTCAATTATGGTCGATCAAAAACATGAGTGTAGCAGAAGCGATTGCTCTGTATGGTGATTCCAACCTCGTAGAATATATCGAACCTAACTATACTATTTCCATTAATGACATCAGCACTCAAGCTACCCCTAATGACCCTAGTTATAGTCAATTATGGGGATTGCATAACACGGGACAAACGGGCGGTACTGTAGATGCTGATATTGATGCACCTGAAGCATGGGACATTACTACTGGCAGTTCCAATGTTATTGTTGGTGTAATTGACACGGGTATCGACTACACCCATCCCGATTTAATCAATAATATGTGGACTAATCCGGGGGAAATTCCTAATGATGGTATTGATAACGATGGAAATGGTTATATTGATGATGTCTATGGTTATGACTTTGCCTATAATGATAGCGATCCTATGGATGTTCCCAGGGGAGATAACCCTGGTCATGGTACTCATGTAGCTGGGACGATCGGCGGTCGAGGTAATAATGGTGTTGGTGTCGCTGGAGTGAACTGGAATGTCCAACTCATGGCACTTAAATTCCTTGATGACTATGGAAATGGGAGTACTTTTAATGCCATTCTGGCAATCAATTATGCCACCATGATGGGAGTAAACCTCACGAATAACAGTTGGGGAGGCGGTGGTTATTCCCAAGGGTTATATGACGCTATCAGTGCGGCAGGTAATGCAGGACAACTTTTCGTAGCATCAGCGGGTAATGACGGTAACAATAATGATGCCTTTGCTTCTTATCCAGCTACTTATAATTTAGACAACATTATTTCCGTAGCCGCTACTGATCACAATGATCAATTAGCATCGTTTTCTAACTACGGAGCTACCACTGTTGACTTAGCCGCTCCCGGTGTTAACATCTACAGCACATTTCCAAATAATACTTATGGCAGTATCAGTGGAACTTCCATGGCAAGTCCCCATGTAGCCGGTGTCGCTGCCTTACTTTTGGCAAACAATCCAGACTTAACCGATGAGGAAGTTAAAGCGGCAATTCTTTCAGGAGTTGATCTTAAAGCCAATTTAGCAGGAACAAATTTAACGGGTGGACGCTTAAATGCCTACAATGCTCTAATTTACTCCACTCCCGTACCCGGTACTCATGCTGTACAAGTAACGGCAGGGCAAACGGTACAAGGAATTAACTTTGGCAATCAACAGATTCCTTTAGTTGATATCAACATCGGAGGCAATCAAACCGTTGTAGAGGGAATGACTAATCCCCAAAACGTTACGATTACCGTTATCTTATCTCAAGCTAGTAGTCAAACTGTCACCGTTCAATATGCTACCGCCAATGGTAGTGCGATCGCAGGTTCAGATTACACTAACACAACGGGAACACTGACTTTCACCCCCGGAGAAACCAGTAAAGTAATTAACGTTCCGATTCTTAATGATAATATCAATGAACCTGATGAAACCTTTACTGTGACACTCTCTAATCC
This window contains:
- a CDS encoding ribonuclease J, whose translation is MEKPAIILPSRNNNNNKPTLKVIPLGGLHEIGKNTCIYEYEDEIILVDAGIGFPTDGMHGINVVLPDMTYLKENQDKIKAMVVTHGHEDHVGGIPYHLKQIDTPIIYGPRLAMSLLRDKLEEVGLYDRTIIKSVTPREVVKIGKHFKVEFIRNTHSIADSFTLAIHTPIGVLIHTGDYKIDHTPVDGEYFDFHRLAQLGEEGILCLLGDSTNSEVPGFTPSERSVYPGLEKVFNQAQGRLMVTTFSTSVHRINMLLELAMQYNRKVGVVGRSMLNVIAHARNLGYIKVPDNLFVPLRNLSSLPENEVLIICTGSQGEKFAAMTRISKGEHRQVRIRKGDTIIFSANPIPGNTIAVVNTIDRLMMQGASVVYGKQANVHVSGHGCQEDQKLMLSLAKPKFFVPVHGEHRMLVQHSKTAQSVGIPAENIVIIQNGDTIELTSDSIRKAEKVPSGIQLVDTAGVVHDNVMEERQKLAEDGVITIAASIDDQGRLLTEPQIHLRGVVCKIEVSSLERMIIRTIDRTIVDRLKSNLLLNGDDQVNWTSIRIDVEANLERLIQRELQSEPLVIFMLQVQENSPKIVTTNGNGNGNGNGINVEEDSDMEETDGKFTRRRRKTTVSV
- a CDS encoding WecB/TagA/CpsF family glycosyltransferase, whose amino-acid sequence is MKTSAIFDLPVHLSDNYENWLINRIDNGKFTHVVTMNSEMAMMAQKNPDLAKAIKKADLVVPDGSGVIFYLKRRGQTQQRIAGIELSASMIEKLGKRGKDYPICFYGGAPGVTEKAAQVWLEKLPHANIIYNHGYLSESDLKLWCDSIEQIQPKLILVGLGVPRQELWIQNHRYLAPNAVWIGVGGSFDVWSGVKERAPKFFCDNHLEWLYRLYQEPQRWKRMLALPQFLLKAIF
- a CDS encoding DUF4351 domain-containing protein, encoding MTEINANYDEPWKEAIGDYFNHFLDFFFPEVYNLIDWLKPITSLDKELQKITADSSDSKRLVDKLFQVCLKDEQEVWILVHIEVQSQYDSDFNQRMFIYHYRAFDLYRKPVISLAILGDEKEKWRPSNYGYDLGGCQLNLNFPTIKLLDYQEKWDELEANLNPFAMLVMAHLKTKITTSNLTEREQWKWYLIRSLYDKEYSKLEIVKLFKFIDAMMTLPSLLQQDLNKKIIKYEEEKIMPLVSPFEQMAEERGLEKGLQRGLQQRIDRDKELIIRQLTKKLGTINTQLQTQVKALNIDDLETLAEDLFDMDSIDDLQQWLSKF
- a CDS encoding GIY-YIG nuclease family protein, producing the protein MENNETKAQARQILDTIALTPFEQCLPLTRDFKAIPSRPGIYAIIHQKEGLLYIGKTQNLRRRFQGGHKAFLWAWLDKYKDEEVRIVLQSIPYWQNPALLLELEAIILRATEPPYNVKIPTE
- a CDS encoding S8 family serine peptidase, translated to MNTQSHRSENPLYSDVIGLVKEDLWNVELFRNVDTSLNLVLDNNIEGSIVPSPSLSPESDLTVDIKLSSDKIEKTKFKNLQELEDQDIYFTTIKTNQSENETVSITDPEINEDNDDIPVSPPEKSPLISLNKGLEFFNSEVNFHPLICQCASCFLPPVDPQRIKDVYQSTTISPTLDLSQTFTLNSLPTANYTIYLDFTGHTTSGTYWNTYFAGGANITTPAFDIDGNPNSFSNAELERIQYIWQRVAEDFIPFNVNVTTQEPNINDLIKSGSGDTRWGVRVAIGGSSYDWYGNGAGGVAYIDSFNWSTDTPTFVFTSQLANGDEKFTAEAITHEVGHTLGLYHDGRITPSEEYYYGHGSGETGWASIMGAGYYQNLTQWSKGEYLSANNTEDDLSIITTQNGFGYRTDDAGNTIATATPLILSGTSITGSGIIERNTDVDYYSFTTGTGPITLTVNPFTRGPNLDILAQLYNSSGTLITSSNPADLLSASINTTLASGTYYLAIQGTGKGDPLGTGYTNYGSLGQYSIVINPSITNNNDNFVDRIDLGSVPNTTVTGSNVGATGEVGEPAQSGDINSVWWSWTAPNTGIVTIDTNGSGFDTYLSAFTGSTVNNLTVIQQDDDGGDGTNSLVSFVAQQGVEYQIAVDGWSSNTGNITLNLDWQSNVGGIEGSIWDDVNGNGTWDSGENPLPNWQVYLDQNRNGQFDQGEITTVTDANGNYLFEDLAPGSYVVAEVIPSGWQQTYPDQFNPNSIVSSSSVPFVNSNPSIDTSPITKPPSPNLNADYQSGELIIKLKDGISTAEINTLQGSLGAKVVKSVANLGIQLWSIKNMSVAEAIALYGDSNLVEYIEPNYTISINDISTQATPNDPSYSQLWGLHNTGQTGGTVDADIDAPEAWDITTGSSNVIVGVIDTGIDYTHPDLINNMWTNPGEIPNDGIDNDGNGYIDDVYGYDFAYNDSDPMDVPRGDNPGHGTHVAGTIGGRGNNGVGVAGVNWNVQLMALKFLDDYGNGSTFNAILAINYATMMGVNLTNNSWGGGGYSQGLYDAISAAGNAGQLFVASAGNDGNNNDAFASYPATYNLDNIISVAATDHNDQLASFSNYGATTVDLAAPGVNIYSTFPNNTYGSISGTSMASPHVAGVAALLLANNPDLTDEEVKAAILSGVDLKANLAGTNLTGGRLNAYNALIYSTPVPGTHAVQVTAGQTVQGINFGNQQIPLVDINIGGNQTVVEGMTNPQNVTITVILSQASSQTVTVQYATANGSAIAGSDYTNTTGTLTFTPGETSKVINVPILNDNINEPDETFTVTLSNPTNGVIVSATSTVTITDTLSSNTTTTLPAGVENLTLTGTGNINGTGNAGNNRMTGNSGNNRLNGGDGNDTLIGGAGNDTLSGGTGADSMVGGPGDDLYGVDNPSDVIIELANQGIDTVNSSITYTLGANLENLTLTGTANISGTGNTLNNVIRGNSGNNRLNGGDGNDTLIGGAGNDTLSGGTGADSMVGGPGDDLYGVDNPSDVIIELANQGIDTVNSSITYTLGANLENLTLTGTANISGTGNTFKQCHQG